In a genomic window of Amphiprion ocellaris isolate individual 3 ecotype Okinawa chromosome 11, ASM2253959v1, whole genome shotgun sequence:
- the LOC111570844 gene encoding trace amine-associated receptor 13c-like → MEDLDGADLCFPQLINISCKKPAPPQTEDLVLYAVMFSVSLLTVVLNLLVIISVSHFRQLHTPTNILLLSLAVSDFFVGLLVIPGHILIQQACWFLGNFACSMYHYTGFVITSASVGDMVLISVDRYVAICDPLHYHTRITEGRVKLWVCLCQLFSGLYNILFLKIQLDSHNSCYGECIINIDLIGGTVDFIVTFILPVTAIIFLYMRVFVVAVSQARAMRSHTAALTVETSVNLSTKKSELKAAKTLGIVVLVFLMCFCPYYFLTLVRGSTFVAFKICNFVFNCNSCLNPVIYALFYPWFRKAIKLIVTLQILQPDSCEANIL, encoded by the exons ATGGAGGACCTGGATGGAGCAGACCTCTGCTTTCCACAACTCATCAACATCTCCTGCAAGAAGCCTGCACCTCCTCAGACCGAGGATCTGGTCCTATATGCTGTGATGTTCTCCGTCTCTCTGCTCACTGTTGTTCTCAACCTGCTCGTCATCATCTCAGTCTCCCACTTCAG GCAGCTGCACACACCAACtaacatcctcctcctctctctggccGTCTCAGACTTTTTTGTTGGTCTCTTGGTAATTCCGGGACACATCCTCATACAACAAGCCTGCTGGTTTCTTGGTAACTTTGCATGTTCTATGTATCATTACACAGGATTTGTCATCACTTCTGCCTCAGTAGGAGACATGGTGCTGATATCAGTTGACCGTTATGTGGCTATTTGTGACCCTCTGCATTATCACACCAGAATTACAGAGGGGAGAGTTAAACTCTGGGTTTGTCTGTGTCAGCTCTTTTCTGGTCTCTACAACATTTTATTCTTAAAGATTCAATTGGACAGCCATAACTCCTGCTATGGAGAGTGTATAATTAACATTGACCTCATTGGGGGAACTGTTGACTTTATTGTCACCTTCATTCTTCCAGTTACAGCCATCATATTTCTGTATATGAGAGTATTTGTGGTGGCTGTGTCTCAGGCTCGTGCCATGCGCTCTCACACTGCAGCTCTCACTGTAGAGACTTCAGTGAATctgtcaacaaaaaaatctgagttaaaAGCAGCCAAGACTCTGGGTATAGTTGTATTGGTTTTTCTAATGTGTTTCTGCCCGTATTACTTTCTGACTCTTGTGAGAGGCAGTAcatttgttgcatttaaaatttGTAACTTTGTATTCAACTGTAACTCCTGTCTAAACCCTGTGATCTATGCCTTGTTTTACCCCTGGTTTAGGAAAGCCATTAAGCTCATTGTCACCCTGCAGATCCTGCAGCCTGATTCTTGTGAGGCCAACATCCTGTAG
- the LOC118470525 gene encoding trace amine-associated receptor 13c-like isoform X1: MNVSWWSYHVTALSERNSQRQLHTPTNILLLSLAVSDFVVGLLLIPGEILVRKACWFLGNFACSMYHYTGFVITSASVGDMVLISVDRYVAICDPLHYHTRITEGRVKLWVCLCWLFSGLYNTLFIKTQMDSHNSCYGECIINIDLIGGTVDFIVTFILPVTAIIFLYMRVFVVAVSQARAMRSHTAALTVETSVNLSTKKSELKAAKTLGIVVLVFLMCFCPYYFLTLVRGSAFVAFSLFNFVFNCNSCLNPVIYALFYPWFRKAIKLIVTLQILQPDSCEANIL, translated from the coding sequence GCAGCTGCACACACCAACtaacatcctcctcctctctctggccGTCTCAGACTTTGTTGTTGGTCTCCTGTTAATTCCTGGAGAAATCCTCGTACGGAAAGCCTGCTGGTTTCTTGGTAACTTTGCATGTTCTATGTATCATTACACAGGATTTGTCATCACTTCTGCCTCAGTAGGAGACATGGTGCTGATATCAGTTGACCGTTATGTGGCTATTTGTGACCCTCTGCATTATCACACCAGAATTACAGAGGGGAGAGTTAAACTCTGGGTTTGTCTGTGTTGGCTATTTTCTGGTCTCTACAACACTTTATTCATAAAAACTCAAATGGACAGCCATAACTCCTGCTATGGAGAGTGTATAATTAACATTGACCTCATTGGGGGAACTGTTGACTTTATTGTCACCTTCATTCTTCCAGTTACAGCCATCATATTTCTGTATATGAGAGTATTTGTGGTGGCTGTGTCTCAGGCTCGTGCCATGCGCTCTCACACTGCAGCTCTCACTGTAGAGACTTCAGTGAATctgtcaacaaaaaaatctgagttaaaAGCAGCCAAGACTCTGGGTATAGTTGTATTGGTTTTTCTAATGTGTTTCTGCCCGTATTACTTTCTGACTCTTGTGAGAGGCAgtgcatttgttgcattttcactttttaacttTGTATTCAACTGTAACTCCTGTCTAAACCCTGTGATCTATGCCCTGTTTTACCCCTGGTTTAGGAAAGCCATTAAGCTCATTGTCACCCTGCAGATCCTGCAGCCTGACTCTTGTGAGGCCAACATACTGTAG